One genomic segment of Candidatus Sulfotelmatobacter sp. includes these proteins:
- a CDS encoding DUF1993 domain-containing protein, translating into MPLSMHAASSQVFTRTLQNMLAWLDKAEAHAAAKKFDAASFLTWRLTPDMLPFTRQIQIASDTAKLCVARLAGVEAPKWPDDEKSFAELRARIRKAIDYLQSVPAAKLDGAESREIELPLGPGRTIKLSGEAMLGGFSLPNFFFHATMTYALLRQGGVELGKMDYLGAVS; encoded by the coding sequence ATGCCGCTCTCGATGCACGCCGCCAGCAGCCAGGTCTTCACGCGCACGCTGCAGAACATGCTCGCCTGGCTCGACAAGGCCGAGGCGCACGCCGCCGCGAAGAAGTTCGACGCCGCCAGCTTCCTGACCTGGCGGCTCACGCCCGACATGCTTCCGTTCACGCGCCAGATCCAGATCGCGAGCGACACTGCGAAGCTCTGCGTCGCGCGGCTCGCCGGAGTCGAGGCGCCGAAATGGCCCGACGACGAGAAGAGCTTCGCCGAGCTGCGCGCGCGCATCCGCAAGGCGATCGACTACCTCCAGTCGGTGCCGGCGGCGAAGCTCGACGGTGCGGAGTCGCGCGAGATCGAGCTCCCGCTCGGCCCGGGCCGCACGATCAAGCTCAGCGGAGAGGCGATGCTGGGGGGCTTCTCCCTGCCGAACTTCTTCTTCCACGCGACGATGACCTACGCATTGCTGCGTCAGGGCGGCGTCGAGCTCGGCAAGATGGACTACCTGGGGGCGGTTTCGTAG